The proteins below are encoded in one region of Pacificitalea manganoxidans:
- a CDS encoding ABC transporter permease, with amino-acid sequence MTAIDPQSLSRNEAREARRARTFTRINQADGWFRVLGLPWVTPLLRAGAGDNPRTQMREVWKLLGVPVLAILTFLVLWGMLAPQVQTSLGAVPGPRAVWTEAVNLHQEAMSQGAERAAFEERVAARNERLIAQGRPEQVRDIPYTGAPTYYQQIWTSIKTVFFGFLIATAVAVPLGIVCGLSSTANAAINPLIQIFKPVSPLAWLPIVTMVVSAAYATNDGMLSKSFLVSAITVTLCSLWPTLINTALGVASIDRDLVNVSKVLKMGTFAKITKLVLPSALPLIFTGLRLSLGVGWMVLIAAEMLAQNPGLGKFIWDEFQNGSSQSLAKIMVAVLTIGIIGFLLDRVMFAIQSLFTFSAQR; translated from the coding sequence ATGACCGCAATCGACCCCCAGTCCCTAAGCCGCAACGAGGCCCGAGAGGCCCGACGCGCCCGCACCTTCACCCGCATCAATCAGGCCGATGGCTGGTTCCGTGTGCTGGGCCTGCCGTGGGTGACGCCGCTGCTGCGCGCCGGCGCGGGCGACAACCCCCGCACCCAGATGCGCGAAGTGTGGAAGCTGCTCGGCGTGCCGGTGCTGGCGATCCTGACCTTCCTCGTGCTGTGGGGGATGCTGGCGCCGCAGGTGCAGACCTCGCTCGGCGCGGTGCCGGGGCCCCGGGCCGTCTGGACCGAAGCGGTGAACCTGCATCAGGAAGCCATGTCGCAGGGCGCCGAACGCGCCGCCTTCGAAGAGCGGGTCGCCGCGCGCAACGAACGGCTGATCGCGCAGGGCCGCCCCGAACAAGTGCGCGACATCCCCTATACCGGCGCGCCGACCTACTATCAGCAGATCTGGACCTCGATCAAAACGGTGTTCTTCGGCTTCCTGATCGCCACCGCCGTGGCCGTGCCGCTGGGCATCGTCTGCGGGCTGTCGAGCACGGCCAATGCGGCGATCAACCCGCTGATCCAGATCTTCAAGCCGGTCTCGCCGCTGGCATGGCTGCCCATCGTCACGATGGTCGTGTCCGCGGCCTATGCCACCAATGACGGGATGCTGTCGAAATCGTTTCTGGTCTCCGCGATCACGGTGACGCTGTGTTCGCTCTGGCCTACGCTGATTAACACCGCGCTGGGGGTGGCCTCGATTGATCGCGATCTGGTCAATGTGTCGAAGGTGCTGAAAATGGGCACCTTCGCCAAGATCACCAAGCTGGTGCTGCCCAGCGCGCTGCCACTGATCTTTACCGGCCTGCGGCTGAGCCTCGGCGTGGGTTGGATGGTGCTGATCGCCGCCGAAATGCTGGCGCAGAACCCCGGCCTTGGCAAATTCATCTGGGACGAGTTCCAGAACGGCTCCTCGCAGAGCCTTGCCAAGATCATGGTCGCGGTGCTGACCATCGGCATCATCGGCTTCCTGCTGGACCGGGTGATGTTTGCGATCCAGTCCCTTTTCACCTTTAGCGCACAGCGGTGA
- a CDS encoding CmpA/NrtA family ABC transporter substrate-binding protein: MLPLEKDVLTFGFIKLTDMAPLAVAQEQGYFDDEGLFVTLEAQANWKVLLDGVIDGTLDGAHMLAGQPLAATIGYGTEAHIITPFSMDLNGNGITVSNEIWEQMKPNVPKMDDGRPQHPISAEALAPVVESYRAEGKPFNMGMVFPVSTHNYELRYWLAAGGLNPGYYSPDNISGQINADVLLSVTPPPQMPATLEAGTIYGYSVGEPWNQQAVIKGIGVPVVTDYEIWKNNPEKVFGITAEFAEENPNTTLAVTKALIRAAMWLDANDNANREAAVEILSRSEYVGADADVIDNSMTGTFEYEPGDVRDVPDFNVFFRYFATYPYYSDAVWYLTQMRRWGQIAEARPDSWYDEVARSVYKPEIYLEAARLLVDEGLAEEADFPWDTDGYRAATPEGDIIDAIPYDGRTPNAYLDSLPIGLKGDQTVVGSEIQG, from the coding sequence ATGCTGCCGCTGGAAAAAGACGTGCTGACCTTTGGCTTTATCAAGCTGACGGATATGGCGCCGCTCGCCGTCGCGCAGGAACAGGGCTATTTCGACGATGAGGGCCTGTTCGTCACGCTGGAGGCGCAGGCCAACTGGAAGGTGCTGCTGGACGGGGTGATCGACGGCACGCTGGACGGCGCGCATATGCTGGCCGGGCAGCCTCTCGCCGCGACCATCGGCTACGGCACCGAGGCGCATATCATCACGCCCTTCTCGATGGATCTGAACGGCAACGGCATCACCGTGTCGAACGAGATCTGGGAGCAGATGAAACCCAATGTGCCCAAGATGGACGATGGCCGTCCGCAGCACCCGATCAGCGCCGAAGCGCTGGCCCCGGTGGTGGAGAGCTACCGCGCCGAGGGCAAGCCCTTCAACATGGGCATGGTGTTCCCGGTTTCGACCCACAATTACGAGCTGCGCTACTGGCTGGCCGCGGGCGGGCTGAACCCCGGCTATTACAGCCCCGACAATATCTCGGGCCAGATCAATGCCGATGTGCTGCTGTCGGTGACGCCGCCGCCGCAGATGCCCGCGACGCTGGAGGCGGGCACGATCTATGGCTATTCGGTGGGCGAGCCGTGGAACCAGCAGGCCGTCATCAAGGGCATCGGCGTGCCGGTCGTCACCGATTACGAGATCTGGAAGAACAACCCCGAGAAGGTGTTCGGCATCACCGCCGAGTTCGCCGAGGAAAACCCCAACACCACGCTGGCGGTGACCAAGGCACTGATCCGCGCGGCGATGTGGCTGGATGCCAATGACAACGCCAATCGCGAAGCGGCGGTCGAGATCCTGTCGCGCTCCGAATATGTCGGCGCGGATGCGGATGTGATCGACAACTCGATGACCGGCACGTTCGAATACGAGCCCGGCGATGTCCGCGACGTGCCCGATTTCAACGTCTTCTTCCGCTACTTCGCGACCTATCCCTATTACTCCGACGCGGTGTGGTATCTGACCCAGATGCGCCGCTGGGGCCAGATCGCCGAAGCCCGGCCCGACAGCTGGTATGACGAGGTCGCGCGCTCCGTCTACAAGCCGGAGATCTATCTGGAGGCCGCGCGCCTGCTGGTGGATGAGGGACTGGCCGAGGAGGCCGATTTCCCCTGGGATACGGACGGTTACCGCGCCGCCACGCCCGAAGGCGATATCATCGACGCCATTCCCTATGACGGGCGCACGCCCAATGCCTATCTCGACAGCCTGCCCATCGGGCTGAAGGGCGATCAAACCGTGGTGGGCAGCGAAATTCAGGGCTGA
- a CDS encoding ABC transporter substrate-binding protein yields the protein MSLTEIRCGFIPLVDAAPLVVMRELGFAEEEGLDLRLLRQPSWSTLRDMLALGHLEAAHMLSPVPVAMSLGLGGLPTRMDALMVLSVNGNTIGVSPELATRMRAAGWAGGFADPVGTGNHLIRAAGARLRVGVPFPFSMHAELLYHWLGSLGLSAPGGLDVRTIPPPRMGEAMAADEIDAFCVGEPWGSAAVERGAAELVLPGSAIWSFAPEKVLAAGHDWVEANPGTVGRLMRAAWRAQAWLGDGQNIDMASDLLARTDYLDIPDEIIDRALMGRIQTRQGGAEVKVPRFLCFHEAGAAFPWRSQAALMGRAIARRSGLEQDAAMATARAAFRSDLYRANLAPIGVDLPGASEKLEGALSRPTPVASSRGGLTLGPDSFFDGWIFDPHT from the coding sequence ATGAGCCTGACCGAAATCCGTTGCGGGTTCATCCCGCTGGTCGATGCCGCGCCCTTGGTGGTGATGCGCGAACTTGGCTTTGCCGAGGAGGAAGGTCTGGACCTGCGGCTGTTGCGGCAGCCCAGTTGGTCCACCCTGCGCGACATGCTGGCGCTGGGGCATCTGGAGGCCGCGCATATGCTGTCGCCGGTGCCGGTGGCAATGTCGCTGGGTCTGGGCGGCCTGCCGACGCGGATGGATGCGCTTATGGTGCTGTCGGTGAACGGCAATACTATCGGGGTCAGTCCCGAGCTTGCGACCCGGATGCGCGCGGCGGGCTGGGCGGGTGGCTTTGCCGATCCGGTGGGCACCGGCAATCACCTGATCCGGGCGGCGGGCGCGCGGCTGCGCGTGGGGGTGCCGTTCCCGTTTTCGATGCATGCCGAACTGCTGTATCATTGGCTGGGCTCGCTGGGGCTGAGCGCGCCGGGCGGGCTGGATGTGCGCACGATCCCGCCCCCCCGCATGGGCGAGGCGATGGCCGCCGACGAGATCGACGCATTCTGTGTGGGCGAGCCGTGGGGCTCCGCCGCCGTGGAGCGGGGCGCGGCCGAATTGGTGCTGCCCGGCTCCGCGATCTGGTCATTCGCCCCGGAAAAGGTTCTCGCCGCCGGGCATGACTGGGTGGAGGCCAACCCGGGCACCGTGGGGCGGCTGATGCGGGCCGCGTGGCGGGCGCAGGCGTGGCTGGGCGATGGGCAGAACATCGACATGGCCTCCGACCTGCTGGCGCGGACCGATTACCTCGACATTCCCGACGAGATCATCGACCGCGCGTTGATGGGGCGCATTCAGACCCGGCAGGGCGGTGCCGAGGTCAAGGTGCCCCGGTTCCTGTGCTTCCACGAGGCGGGCGCGGCATTTCCGTGGCGCAGTCAGGCGGCGTTGATGGGCCGGGCCATCGCGCGGCGCAGCGGGTTGGAGCAGGACGCCGCCATGGCCACCGCGCGCGCCGCGTTCCGGTCGGATCTCTATCGTGCAAACCTCGCGCCCATCGGGGTCGATCTGCCCGGCGCCTCCGAGAAGCTGGAAGGCGCGTTGAGTCGCCCGACGCCCGTCGCCTCCAGCCGTGGCGGTCTGACACTGGGGCCGGATTCGTTTTTCGATGGCTGGATTTTTGACCCGCACACCTGA
- a CDS encoding 3-hydroxyacyl-CoA dehydrogenase family protein yields MANARNSPDATQAPQTAPPAAQHSRSDKAATDSAPQPPTAPRLATVSEPAAIRRFRVRQLDAPGRAALRSCLRDARADAHDASAALLLVFDVPLAGVADADLAALATEIELAAPPVFALIETDLSGAAAELTLAARARIARSGATLAFDAVRLALPPGAGASQRLPRLVGAEAALELLCSGLRIDAATAEVLGVVDLVTEARLAPVVRHLARAALPPARARREGITEPLSFQKAIAAARTRSAPPLGPPDLPPVARDMVVGQIIDGIESAVLLGFDAALNREATLFEEAFDGPVAPALVHLDRAWPERAARAGASSAPDLLTRIALTGGGSRGATLAAAATLAGLGVLLADPSAPHLSLAETRTRRALEPLLAEGRSGAERLEVQQGWDALRGLPMVIETLPGHAAARPALLADLAAATTQDAADDPATVLVSGSDRPDLDQLADALPAEARARLIGLRLPGLRLPDLRLQGMRLPEIRQGGDAARSGVVEIIAGNATGPEAIHMAQELAHALALPWLLVGPVEGFISERLLWALRIGADSCLDAGARPAEVDAAVLRAGFALRPYRQIDALGLGGAEADRARLQDATTGALPQTGLAGALWRLGWTGRLAGLGYYDYATAMPTEHPDIGMVLDSVRTGRGRRAQGLTPGQIVNRCLLAVTVEAARLLAEHRVTDARALDLAAVRGTGLPAHTGGPLHWAGRRGLLRVKSELSRLAQEEGAFWQPPALIADLVKHGRRFEDLPAQDVNLTPRAEA; encoded by the coding sequence GTGGCCAATGCCCGCAATTCCCCCGATGCCACGCAGGCACCGCAGACCGCGCCGCCTGCCGCGCAACATTCCCGTTCCGACAAAGCCGCAACTGACAGCGCCCCGCAGCCCCCGACCGCGCCGCGATTGGCCACGGTCAGCGAGCCTGCGGCGATCCGGCGGTTCCGGGTGCGCCAGCTGGACGCTCCGGGCCGCGCGGCATTGCGCAGTTGTTTGCGGGACGCGCGGGCGGATGCCCATGATGCCAGCGCCGCGTTGCTGTTGGTCTTTGACGTGCCGCTGGCCGGGGTGGCGGATGCCGATCTGGCCGCCTTGGCGACCGAGATCGAATTGGCGGCACCGCCGGTCTTTGCGCTGATCGAAACCGACCTGTCGGGCGCGGCTGCCGAATTGACGCTGGCGGCGCGGGCGCGGATCGCGCGGAGCGGGGCGACGCTGGCCTTTGATGCGGTGCGGCTGGCGCTGCCGCCCGGTGCGGGGGCAAGTCAGCGTTTGCCCCGGCTGGTGGGGGCGGAGGCGGCGCTGGAACTGCTCTGCTCCGGGTTGCGCATCGACGCAGCCACGGCGGAGGTGCTGGGCGTCGTCGATCTGGTGACCGAAGCCCGGCTGGCCCCGGTGGTGCGGCATCTGGCGCGCGCGGCCCTTCCGCCGGCCCGTGCCCGCCGCGAAGGCATCACCGAGCCGCTGAGCTTCCAGAAAGCCATCGCCGCAGCCCGGACCCGCAGCGCGCCCCCCCTCGGCCCGCCGGACCTGCCGCCCGTGGCGCGGGATATGGTGGTGGGCCAGATCATCGACGGCATTGAAAGCGCGGTGCTGCTGGGCTTCGACGCCGCGCTGAACCGGGAGGCGACCCTGTTCGAGGAGGCGTTTGACGGCCCGGTCGCGCCGGCATTGGTGCATCTGGACCGCGCATGGCCGGAGCGCGCCGCCCGCGCAGGGGCATCCTCGGCACCGGACCTGTTGACGCGGATCGCGCTGACCGGCGGGGGCAGCCGGGGTGCGACATTGGCGGCAGCCGCCACGCTGGCCGGGTTAGGGGTGCTGCTCGCCGATCCCAGCGCGCCGCATCTGAGCCTTGCCGAAACCCGGACCCGGCGCGCGTTGGAGCCGCTGCTGGCCGAAGGGCGTAGCGGGGCGGAGCGTCTGGAGGTGCAGCAGGGCTGGGACGCGCTCCGGGGCCTGCCGATGGTTATCGAAACGCTTCCCGGTCATGCCGCCGCGCGCCCCGCGCTGCTGGCCGATCTGGCCGCCGCGACGACGCAGGATGCGGCGGATGACCCTGCGACCGTGCTTGTCAGCGGCTCCGACAGACCGGATCTGGACCAGCTTGCCGACGCGCTGCCCGCAGAAGCGCGCGCCCGCCTGATCGGGCTGCGCCTGCCCGGATTACGCTTGCCTGATCTGCGCCTGCAAGGAATGCGCCTGCCCGAAATCCGGCAGGGCGGCGATGCGGCCCGTAGCGGCGTGGTGGAAATCATCGCGGGGAACGCGACGGGACCAGAGGCGATCCACATGGCGCAGGAGCTTGCCCATGCCTTGGCCCTGCCGTGGCTGTTGGTGGGCCCGGTCGAAGGGTTCATCAGCGAACGGCTGCTCTGGGCGCTGCGGATCGGCGCGGATAGCTGTCTCGACGCGGGCGCGCGGCCTGCGGAGGTCGACGCGGCGGTGCTACGCGCGGGCTTCGCGTTGCGCCCCTACCGGCAGATCGACGCGCTGGGACTGGGCGGGGCCGAAGCAGACCGCGCCCGATTGCAGGACGCGACCACCGGCGCGCTGCCGCAGACGGGGCTGGCCGGGGCGCTGTGGCGTCTGGGCTGGACCGGGCGCTTGGCCGGTCTGGGCTATTACGATTATGCGACCGCCATGCCGACCGAGCATCCGGATATCGGCATGGTGCTGGACAGCGTGCGCACCGGGCGCGGTCGCCGGGCGCAAGGGTTGACGCCGGGCCAGATCGTGAATCGCTGCCTGCTGGCGGTGACGGTCGAGGCCGCGCGGCTGTTGGCGGAGCACCGGGTGACGGATGCGCGCGCGCTGGATCTGGCGGCGGTGCGCGGCACTGGGCTGCCCGCCCATACCGGGGGGCCGTTGCATTGGGCGGGGCGGCGCGGGCTGCTCAGGGTCAAATCGGAACTCAGCCGTTTGGCGCAGGAGGAAGGCGCGTTCTGGCAGCCCCCCGCCCTCATCGCGGATCTGGTCAAGCACGGCCGCCGGTTCGAGGATCTGCCCGCGCAGGATGTGAACCTGACCCCGCGCGCCGAGGCCTAG
- a CDS encoding ABC transporter ATP-binding protein, whose amino-acid sequence MGILNFTNVTKGFGEGTARREVLRDINLEVREGEFLAILGFSGTGKSTLMNLIAGLETPDSGTLTFKGAPIDGPGPERGLVFQSYSLMPWLTVGGNVGLAVDAVYPKLSRAERQEKALHYIRMVGLGHAVDRRPSELSGGMRQRVAVARALALDPEMLLLDEPLSALDALTRANLADEIERIWEADKKTVVLITNDVDEAIQLADRIIPLNPDGTLAAPVEVNIPRPRDRSEMNHNAEFKRLRAQVTKYLMDVGIHARDEGSRLLPAITPIHAVPKAVAEAQSGGIEERYLEFSQLHKIYPTPKGPLTVVEDFNLKLDKGEFVSLIGHSGCGKSTVLTMAAGLNDISRGAIKLDGRHVEGADPERAVVFQSPSLFPWLTARENVSIGVDRVYPRASQAERQDVVEYYLERVGLADAMNSPAASMSNGMKQRVGIARAFALSPKLLLLDEPFGMLDSLTRWELQEVLMEVWSRTKVTAVCVTHDVDEAILLADRVVMMTNGPRATIGRVVDVDLPRPRTRKALLEHPDYYHYREEVLSFLEEYEHGRDPVKEAAQRASTAPRPSPRDKAA is encoded by the coding sequence ATGGGCATTCTCAACTTTACCAACGTCACCAAAGGCTTCGGCGAGGGCACCGCCCGCCGCGAGGTTCTGCGCGACATCAATCTGGAGGTTCGCGAGGGCGAGTTTCTGGCGATCCTCGGCTTCTCCGGCACTGGCAAATCGACACTGATGAACCTGATCGCGGGTCTGGAGACACCCGACAGCGGCACGCTGACCTTCAAGGGCGCGCCGATCGACGGGCCGGGACCGGAGCGCGGTCTGGTGTTTCAGTCCTATTCGCTGATGCCGTGGCTGACGGTGGGCGGCAATGTCGGGCTGGCGGTCGATGCCGTCTATCCCAAGCTGAGCCGCGCCGAGCGGCAGGAAAAGGCGCTGCATTACATCCGCATGGTCGGGCTGGGTCATGCAGTCGACCGGCGCCCGTCGGAGTTGTCGGGCGGGATGCGGCAACGTGTGGCCGTGGCGCGGGCGCTGGCGCTCGACCCTGAGATGCTGCTGCTGGATGAGCCGCTATCGGCGCTCGATGCGCTGACCCGCGCCAATCTCGCCGATGAGATCGAACGCATCTGGGAGGCCGACAAGAAAACCGTCGTGCTGATCACCAATGACGTGGACGAGGCCATTCAGCTGGCCGACCGGATCATCCCGCTGAACCCCGATGGCACATTGGCCGCGCCGGTCGAGGTGAACATCCCCCGCCCGCGCGACCGCTCGGAGATGAACCACAACGCCGAGTTCAAACGCCTGCGGGCGCAGGTGACGAAATACCTGATGGATGTAGGCATCCACGCCCGCGACGAAGGCTCTCGCCTGTTGCCCGCGATCACGCCCATCCACGCGGTGCCCAAAGCGGTGGCCGAGGCGCAATCCGGCGGGATCGAGGAGCGCTATCTGGAATTTTCGCAACTGCATAAGATCTACCCCACGCCGAAAGGCCCGCTGACGGTGGTGGAGGATTTCAACCTGAAGCTCGACAAGGGCGAATTCGTGTCGCTGATCGGCCATTCGGGCTGCGGCAAATCCACCGTGCTGACCATGGCCGCGGGGCTCAACGACATCTCGCGCGGGGCGATCAAGCTCGATGGCCGCCATGTCGAAGGTGCGGACCCCGAACGCGCGGTGGTGTTTCAGTCGCCCTCGCTGTTTCCGTGGCTGACCGCGCGCGAGAACGTCTCGATTGGGGTTGATCGGGTCTACCCCCGCGCCAGTCAGGCCGAGCGGCAGGATGTGGTGGAATATTACCTTGAGCGCGTCGGGCTGGCCGATGCGATGAACAGCCCCGCCGCGTCGATGTCGAACGGCATGAAACAGCGGGTGGGCATTGCCCGCGCCTTTGCGCTGTCGCCGAAACTGCTGCTGCTCGATGAGCCGTTCGGCATGCTCGACAGCCTGACCCGCTGGGAATTGCAGGAAGTGCTGATGGAGGTGTGGTCGCGCACCAAGGTCACCGCCGTCTGCGTCACCCATGACGTGGACGAAGCGATCCTGCTGGCCGACCGGGTGGTGATGATGACCAACGGGCCGCGCGCCACCATCGGACGGGTGGTCGATGTGGACCTGCCGCGCCCGCGCACCCGCAAGGCGCTGCTCGAACATCCCGATTACTACCACTACCGCGAAGAGGTTCTGTCCTTTCTTGAGGAATACGAGCATGGCCGCGATCCGGTGAAGGAGGCCGCCCAGCGCGCCAGCACCGCGCCGCGCCCCTCTCCCCGCGACAAGGCCGCCTGA
- a CDS encoding ANTAR domain-containing response regulator, translated as MEQKLKITIVEANSERARLIVDGLREAGDYDITVLSDETSLARRLAALEPDVVLIDIANPSRDMLETLSVASGANARPVAMFVDRSEEQMVTAAIKAGLSAYVVDGLRKERVKPVMDAAIARFHMVSQMRSELEQARAALAERKTIDRAKGLLMRARGISEEEAYGLLRKTAMDQGRKVVDVAQALVTAADLLI; from the coding sequence GTGGAACAGAAGCTCAAGATCACCATCGTCGAAGCCAATTCCGAACGCGCGCGCCTGATTGTCGACGGCCTGCGCGAGGCGGGCGACTATGACATCACCGTGCTGTCGGACGAAACGTCGCTGGCACGGCGGCTTGCGGCGTTGGAGCCGGATGTGGTGCTGATCGACATCGCCAACCCCTCCCGCGATATGCTGGAAACGCTGTCCGTCGCCTCCGGCGCGAATGCCCGTCCGGTGGCGATGTTCGTCGACCGCTCCGAGGAGCAGATGGTGACAGCGGCGATCAAGGCGGGGCTTTCGGCCTATGTCGTCGACGGGCTGCGCAAGGAACGGGTCAAGCCGGTGATGGATGCCGCCATCGCGCGGTTTCACATGGTCAGCCAGATGCGATCTGAACTGGAACAGGCCCGCGCCGCGCTGGCGGAGCGCAAGACCATCGACCGCGCCAAGGGCCTGCTGATGCGCGCGCGCGGTATTTCCGAGGAAGAAGCCTATGGGCTGCTGCGCAAGACCGCGATGGATCAGGGGCGCAAGGTCGTTGATGTGGCGCAGGCGCTGGTCACTGCTGCGGACCTGCTGATATGA
- a CDS encoding TIGR01244 family sulfur transferase: MDIRTLTPAYAVSPQIAPEELALIAEAGFRTVICNRPDAEVPPDFQADAIREAALAAGLKFVLNPVVHTAITPELIALQANTVEGPDQPVLAYCASGNRSTIVWALGQAATTPADELIATAAQAGYQLEGLRPQLDALYRG; encoded by the coding sequence ATGGATATCCGAACGCTCACCCCCGCCTATGCCGTCTCGCCGCAGATTGCGCCCGAAGAGCTTGCCCTCATCGCTGAGGCCGGGTTCCGCACCGTGATCTGCAACCGCCCCGATGCCGAAGTGCCGCCCGATTTTCAGGCCGACGCGATCCGCGAAGCGGCGCTGGCCGCCGGGCTGAAATTCGTGCTGAACCCGGTCGTGCATACCGCCATTACGCCGGAGCTGATCGCCTTGCAGGCCAATACGGTCGAAGGCCCCGATCAGCCGGTGCTGGCCTATTGCGCCTCGGGCAACCGCTCTACCATCGTGTGGGCGCTGGGACAGGCCGCGACCACCCCCGCCGATGAGTTGATCGCCACTGCCGCGCAGGCGGGGTATCAGCTGGAAGGGCTGCGCCCGCAATTGGACGCGCTTTACCGCGGCTAG